The following DNA comes from Kitasatospora sp. NBC_01287.
ACCGAGCGGTGGGAGGCCGTGCGCCAGGCGCTGGCCCCGGACAGCTCGGTCGAGCACGCCGTGCTCATCGGCGCCACCGCGCCGGGAGCGCGAGCGCGGGACGGCAGGCGGGACGGCGGGCGGGTGGTGCCGCGGACCTGGGCCGAGCTGGTGGCGGCCGAGCCGCTCCCGGTCCCGGACGGCTCGGCGGTCATCGACCAGGACGTCGCGGCCATCATGTACACCTCCGGCAGCACCGGCGGCCCCAAGGGCGTGGTGCTCTCGCACCGCAACCTGCTGGCCGGCGCCGCGAGCGTGGCCGGCTACCTCGGCCACGGACCGGACGACGTGGTGCTGGCCGTACTGCCGCTCAGCTTCGACGCCGGGTTCAGCCAGCTCACCACCGCGCTGATCGCCGGCGCCCATGTGGTGCTGGCCAACTACCTGCTGGCCAAGGAGATCGTCCGGCTCTGCGCCCGGCACCGGGTCACCGCCCTCACCTGCGTGCCCCCGCTGTGGCTGCAACTCGCGGCGCAGGACTGGCCCGAGGAGGCCACCGCGCACCTGCGCTACTTCGCCAACACCGGTGGCCGGATGCCGCGGGCCACCCTGGCCAGGCTCCGGCAGCTCTTCCCGAAGGCCGAGCCGTACCTGATGTACGGGCTCACCGAGGCGTTCCGCTCCAGCTACCTCGACCCCGCCGAGGCCGACCGCCGACCGGACTCGATCGGCAAGGCCGTCCCGAACGCCGAGCTCCTGGTGGTCCGCCCGGACGGCACGCCCTGCGGCCCGGGGGAGCACGGCGAACTGGTGCACCGGGGCGCCCTGGTGGCGCTCGGCTACTGGCGCGACCCCGAGCGCACCGCGGAGCGCTTCCGCCCGGTGCCCGGGGCGAGCGGTGCGACGCCGCCCGAGCCGGCGGTCTGGTCCGGCGACACGGTCTACCGCGACCAGGACGGCTTCCTCTACTTCGTCGGCCGCCACGACGACATGATCAAGACCTCCGGGTACCGGGTCAGCCCGACCGAGATCGAGGAAGCGGCCTACGCCACCGGCCTGGTGGGGGAGGCGGTGGCGGTGGGCGTCACGGACGAGGTGCTGGGGCAGCGGGTCGAACTCGTCGTGACGCTGCTCGCCCCCGACCCGTCCACGGTCCCGCTCGCCCGGGCACTGGCCGAGCAGCTGCCCGCCTACATGCTGCCCGCGCGCGTCGAGGTGCTGGCGCGCCTGCCCCGGTCGGTGAACGGCAAGTTCGACCGGGTCGAGCTGCGCCGGGCCCTGGAGCGGCGCGGCGGCCAGGAGCACGGCAGCCTGCCGGACTGACCGACCCGCGCTCACGGCCCGCCCGCCGCCGGGTAGCGAAGGGCGGCCGTTCGTGCCGCCGCCGGGCGGTGTCCCCCGCCGGGGCACCGTGCCAGGGTGGCCGAGGGCCCCGCGGGGCCCCGGGCGGCCGCCCCGATCCCGGCCCGACCAAGGAGTGACCTTGCTGCAAGCGATCGACCTCACCAAGCGGTACGACGACGTCCAGGCGCTGGCCGGGTTCAGCCTCGAAGCCGCCGCCGGGGAGATCGTCGGCCTGGTCGGCCACAACGGCGCCGGCAAGACGACCTTCGTCGAGATGGTCTCCGGGCTGCTCCAGCCGGACAGCGGGGTCATCCTCATCGACGGCCGCACGCCGGTGCGGGCCCGCGACCGGATCGGCATCTCGCCCCAGCACATCGCCCTCTACCGCTCCGTCACCGTCCGCGAGCACCTGCGCCTCTACGGCAGACTCGCCGGACTGCGCGGCGCCGCGCTGCGCGGCGAGATCGAGGACCTCGCCGTCGCCCTGCGGATGACCGAGTTCCTGGACCGGCCGGCCGGCCTGCTCTCCGGCGGCCAGCAGCGGCGGGCCCAGGCGGCGACCGCCCTGATCCACCGGCCGGCGCTGCTGCTGCTCGACGAGCCGACCGCGGGCGCCGACCCGCAGACCCGGCAGGCGCTGCTCGACGTGGTGAAGCAGCGGGCGGGCGAGGGCGCCGCGGTGGTCTACACGACCCACTACCTCAACGAACTGACCGAGCTGCGGGCCACCATCGCGGTCGCCGCCGCCGGCCGGATCATCGCGCGGGGCAGCAGCGCCGAGCTGCTCGAACGGCTCCCCGGTGAGGTGCGGGTGAGCTCGGCGGACGGCGACCTAAAGGTCTCCACCACCGACGTCACCTCGACGCTGCTGGAGCTGCTCGGCACCGTGCGGCGACCGGTCGAGTCGGTCGAGCTGCACCCCCCGACCCTTGACGACCTCTATCGCTCCCTGGCGGCCGCCGATGTCCAGTGACTCCCTCTACCGCACCGGCGCGCTGATCAAGTACAACGTGATCCTGCGGCTGCGCGATCCGGCCCAGCTGATCAGTTACCTGGTGACGCCGATGATCTTCATGGTGCTCTTCAAGCCGCTGTACACCAAGGCGCTCTACACCGACACGGTGGGCGGCGGCGTGGTCCAGACGGTCACCGGGCAGCTGGTGATGTTCTCGGTCTTCGCCATGGCCATCGTCGGCAACGCGATCTTCGTGGAGCGCGAGTGGCGCACCTGGGACCGGTTGCGCGCGAGCCGGGCGACCAGGGCCGAGCTGCTGGTCGGCAAGGCGCTGCCGGTGTTCGCGGTGCTGATGTTCCAGCAGGCCGTGCTGGTGGGCTACGGCTGCCTGGTGGTCGGCATGCCCTCGCCCAGGTCGATCGGGCTGCTGGGGCTGGCCATGGCGGTCTGGGGCTTCACCCTGATGACGATGGGCTCGGCCCTGGCGACGCTGGTGCGCAGCCGGGGCGACCTGATGATGGCCTCCGACGTCGGCTCCATCACCATCAGCGCGCTCGGCGGCGCCCTGCTGCCGGTGAGCCTGATGCCCGGCTGGGCGAAGGACGCCGCGCCGTTCTCGCCCGGCTACTGGGGCCTGACGATGATCCGCGCGGCGGTCGAGGGCCGCACGGCGGACACCCTGCGCCCCGCGCTGGTCTGCCTCGGGATCGCCCTGGCCGCCGGTGCGCTGGCCAGCTACCGCCTCGCCCGGGGCTGGGGCCGCAGCCGGCTGGTCTGAGCCGGGCCCGCGGACCTGAGCCGGCCCGCGAGCCTGGACCGGCAGGACCGGCAGGACCGGCAGGACCGGCAGGACCGGCAGGGCAGGCAGGACCGGCAGGGCAGGCCGGGACAGGGCAGGCCGGGACAGGGCAGGCCGGGACAGGGCAGGCCGGACAGGACAGGACAGACAGGACCGAGGAGCAACCGTGACGGAACCAGCTGACGACTCGTCCGTGGCCATCATCGGCATGTCGGGCCGCTTCCCGGGCGCCGCCGACGTCGACGAGCTGTGGCGCAACCTGCGCGAGGGCACCGGCGGCCTGCGGGAGATCACCGGCGCCGAGTTGCTCGCCGCCGGGATCGACCCGGCGTCGGCGGCCGAGCCCGGATACGTCCGGGTCGGTGGGCCGGTGGCCGGCCTCGACCTCTTCGACGCGGCCGTCTTCGGCTTCGGCGCGCGCGAGGCCGAAACGCTGGAGCCGCACCACCGGCTGCTGCTGGAGTGCTCCTGGGAGGCCCTGGAGCGGGCCGGCTACTGCCCGACCGACCCCGGCGCCCCGGTCGGGCTGTTCGCCGGGTCCGGCTTCCCCGACTACCTGATCGACCACGTCCCGGGGCTGGGCGCCGAGCCGGGCGGGAAGGCGCTGCTGGCCGCCGGCATCGAACGGGACTCGCTGACCTCGCTGGTCTCCTACAAGCTCGGCCTGCGGGGCCCCAGCCTGACCGTCCAGACCTTCTGCTCGACCTCCCTGGTCGCCGTGCACCTGGCCTGCCAGAGCCTGCTGACCTACGAGTGCGACCTGGCCCTGGCCGGCGGTGCCTCGCTGCCCCTGCCGCAGCCCGCCGGCTACCGCTACGAGGAGGGCGGCATCCTCTCGCCCGACGGACGGGTGCGCAGCCTGGACGCCGCCGCCAACGGCACCGTCATGGGATCGGGCGTCGCCCTGGTGGCGCTCAAGCGGCTCTCCGAGGCGCTGGCCGACGGCGATACCGTCCACGCGGTGATCCTCGGCTCCGCCGTGAACAACGACGGCCGCGAGCGCGCCGGTTACGGGGCGCCGGGCGTCACGGGGCAGTCCGAGGTGATCGGCACGGCGCTGGCCGTCGCCGGCGTCGAGCCGGAGTCCGTCGGCTACGTCGAGTGCCACGCCGTCGGCACCCCGCTCGGCGACTCGATCGAACTGGCCGCGCTGGCAAGGGCGTTCGGCGGTGCGCGGGAGACCCCCTGCGTGCTGGGCTCGGTCAAGCCCAGCATCGGCCACCTGGACCGGGCCGCCGGTGTCACCGGACTGCTGCGCGCCGCGCTGAACCTGCGCCACCGCACGCTGCCGGGCCTGCCCGGCTTCCGGACGCCCAACCCGGCGCTGGCCGCCGCCGGCGGCACCTTCACCGTGCTCACCGAGGACCGCCCCTGGCCGGCCGGCCCCGAACCGCGGCGGGCCGGCGTCAGCTCCTTCGGCGTGGGCGGCACCAACGCGCACGTCGTGCTCCAGGAGGCGCCCCCGCGCCCGGCCGGCCCGGCCCGGCCGGGGCCGCACCTGCTGGCCTTCTCCGCGGGCGACGCGACCGCGCTGGCGGCGCTGGCCCGGCGGCTGCGCGAACACCTCGCGCGGCACCCGGACGAGGACCTGGCCGACGTCGCCCACACCCTCCAGGTCTCCCGCGGGCGGTTCGCGCTGCGCCGCGCGGTGGTCTGCCGCGACCACGCCGACGCCCTCGCGGCGCTGGCGGACCCGCGGCGGTGGATCGAGGGCGAGACCCGGCGGCGCGATCCGCTGGTCCGGCTGGTCGCGGACGAGGCGGCGCCGGAGCACTGGTGGGCCGAACTGCACCGGGCGGTCGCGCGGTTGCTCGCCCCGGCAGCCCCAGCACCCCCGGCAGCCCCGCTCGCCCCGGGGGAGGAGCCGGCGAGCGGCCCCCGGAGTGAGCAGGGCGACCGGGCCGGCGCGCTCGCGGCGCTGGCGGCCGGCCTGGCCCGGATCGGGGTGCGACCGGCCGAGCCCGGGGCGACGGGTGCGGTGGAGGTGGTCGTCACCCCGGACGGTGCGTCGTCGTCGGCGGCCGACTGGCTGCTGGCCACGATCGCCCGCCTGTGGCAGGCCGGGGCCGTGATCGACTGGCCCGCGCTGCACCGGGGCCGCGGCCGCCGGGTCGAGCTGCCCGGCTACCCGTTCCAGCGGCGCCGGTACTGGATCGACGCGGTGGCGCCCGCAGCGGGCGCGCCGCCCGTCGAGCGGACCGTGCTGCCCCGCTGGCGCCGCCGGGTGCTGCCCCTGCCAGGCCTCGACGAGCGGCTGCGGCCGGCCGGACCGTGGCTGGTCCTCGCCGCCGACGAGCGCGCCGAGGCCCTGGCCGAGCGGCTCACCCACGCCGGGGCGGAGGTCGCCGTGGTGCGCCCGGGGCCGCGCTTCGCGATCGACGAGCTCGGCGACTTCGCCGTCCGCCCGGCCGCGCCCGACGACCTGGCCGAACTGCTGCGCTCACTGATCACCGTGCCGCGCACCGTCGTGCACGGCTTCAGCCTGGCCGCCCCCGCCGACACCGGCGGCGTGCGGGACCTCGGGCGGCGCTCGGCGGCGGCGCTGGCCCGGGCGCTGGCCGAGGCGGTCGAGGCGGCCGAACTCCCGCCCGTCGAACTGGTGCTGCTCACCGCCGGGGCGGTCGGTGTGCTGGGCCCGGACCTCACGCACCCCGAGCACGCGGCGCTCGGGGCCCTGGCCCCGTCCCTCGCCCTCGACCCCCGGCACCGGGACTGCCGGCACCTCGACCTCGACGCCGGCACGGGCATCGGCGCCGGCGCCGGCCTGGACGCTGACCTCGACGCCGACCTCGACGCGACCCTCGACCAGGTGCTGGCCGGCGCGGTGGCCCCGCACGAGGGTCCGCTCGCGGTGCGCGGTGCCGGCGCGTGGCTGCGCGGCCACGAGCCGCACCCGCTACCCGCCCCCGACCCGGCGGCGCCCGCCCTGCCGGCCGACGGCACCGTGCTGGTCACCGACGGGCTCGACGGCGAGGGACTGCTGATCGCCCGTCACCTGGCGGGCGCCTACGGTTGCAACCTCGTGCTCACCGCGCGCGCGGACCGGCGCGCCGACCCCGAGGCGGTCCGCGAGCTGGAGCGGTGCGGCGCCACCGTCCTCGTGCTGAGCGCCGCTCCCGACGACGAGGCCCGGCTGCGCGCGGTGGTCGCCGCGGCGATTGACGCCTTCGGCTCGCTCGACGTCGTGGTGCACACCGCGGACGTGCGCACGACCGCCGACGACGCCCCCGCCGACGACGCCCCCGCCGTGCGCGCCTTCCACGCGCTGCACCGCGCGCTCGGCGCCCACGCCCCCCGGCGGCTCGCGCTCTGCCCGCCCGAGGAGCCGGCCGCCGCCGCGCTGGCGGCGTACGCCGCGGTGACCCGGCGCTGGACCACCGTCGACCGGACCCACGCCGGCACCCTCGCCCCGGCGGAGCTGGGTGAGCTGGTCGACGGGCTCCTCGCCGCCGGCCCGCTCGGCCACCTGCTCGTCGCCACCGGCCCGTTCGACGCGCGGCCGGCGCCCGAGGCGGCGCCCGCGGCCGCCACGGACCGGGCCGCCGGCGGTGCGGCGGCCCGCCGCCCCCGTCCCGCGCTGGCCACGCCCTACGTCGAGCCGGCCGCGGGCGTGCAGCGCGCGGTCGCCGACGCGCTGGCCGCCGGCCTCGCCCTGGACGCCCTCGGCGCGGACGACAACTTCTTCGACCTGGGCGGCCGTTCGGCGACCGCCGTGCAACTCGCGGCCCGCCTCGCGGCCACCTTCGGCGTCGTCCTGCCGGTCACCGCGCTGGTGGAGCACCCGACCGTCCGCCTGCTCAGCTCCCGGATCGCCGAACTGACCGGTCCCGAAGGCGCGTAGGCGTTCGAGCCGAGCCGACACCGCCCGCAACGGCGGTCTTGCGGAGGCCGGTTACGCTGAACCGTGCCCGGATCCGACCGGGGCACCAGGGCGAGGGGAGAGTCGATCGTGGGGGAACTGGACGGCAGGACGGCGCTGGTGACGGGCGCCTCGCGCGGGATCGGGCGCGCGGTCGCGGTGCGGCTCGCCGCCGAGGGGGCGCTGGTCGCGGTCCACCACGGCGGCAACGAGGCGGCCGCCGCGCAGACCGTGGCGCGGATCGCCGAGGCGGGCGGGCGGCCGGGCGTTCGCGGTGGCGGCCCGGTTCGGCGAGAGCGGCGCGGTGGACCGGTTGTTCGCGGGGCTGACCGCCGGGCTGGCGGAGCACGGTGCGGACGGTCTGGACATCCTGGTCAACAACGCCGGTATCCACTCGGTCAGTTCGATCGGGGAGCTCACCGAGGAGGAGTTCGAGCGGCTGCTGGCGGTCAACCTCAGCACGCCGCTCTTCGTGGTCCAGCGGGCGCTGCCGCTGCTGCGGGACGGCGGGCGGATCGTCAACATGGGCTCGGCGGCCACCCGGATCGCCGCCCCCGTCCAGATCGGCTACACCGCCACCAAGGCGGCGCTGGCGGCCCTGGGCCCCTCGCTCGCCCATGAGTTGGGCCGGCGCGGGATCACCGTGAACACGGTCGAGCCCGGTGTGGTGCGCACCGACATGGTGGCCGGCTTCACCACGGTCCCCGAGGCGGTGGCCGGGATCGAGTCGATGACCGCGCTCGGACGGCTCGGCGAGCCTGAGGACATCGCGGACGTGGTGGGCTTCCTGGCGGGTCCGCAGGGGCGCTGGGTGACCGGCCAGACCATCGACGTCTCCGGCGGTACCTACCTCGGACCGGCCGCGGCGCAGTGATCCCGGTAACGGCTCCCACCCCGGCCGGGTGGGAGCCGTTACCGCTGCCTGCCGCTACCGCTGCCGCTACCGCTGCCGCTACCGCTGCCGCTACCGCTGCCGCTACCGCTGCCGCTACCGCTGCCGCTACCGCTGCCGCTACCGCTGCCGCTACCGCTGCCGCTGCCGCTGGGGTCCCGGGTGCGGGTCCCGCGCCCCGGCCAGCGCCCGGCCGATGTGGCCCAGGGTCGCGTCCAGCTGTTCGAGCGCGGCGAAGTGACCGCCGTGCAGGACGTGGGCCTGGAAGCGCCGCACGGTCTGCTCGCGCCAGGCGGCGATCGACGCCACGCCGGCCCGCGGGTCGGTGCGGCCGGCGATCGTGGTGATGGGCACCTCCAGCGGCGGCCGCGGCTCGTAGCGGTAGGCGCACTTGACCGCCAGGTCGGCCCGGATCGCCGGGAGGATCATGCGCAGCACCATCGGGTTGGACAGGAACTGCTCCGGAGTGCCGCCCAGCAGGCGCAGCAGCGCCACGATCTGATTGTCCGTCATATCGATCTCGGGGTCGGTGGTGGTGAACGGGTCGCCGGGCTCGTCCGGCCACTGGGGCGCGGAGCAGCCGGAGACCAGGAACCGCACCGGCGGCGGGCCGCCGAGCCGGCGGATCTCGTGGATCAGCTCGAAGCCGACCAGCGCGCCCAGGCTGTGCCCGTACACCGCGTACGGGGCGTCGCGCGCGTCGCCGAGCACCACCTCGGCCAACTCGGCGACCAGCGGGCCCATCCGGACGTGCGGGGTCTCGCGCGCCCGGCTCTCGCGGCCGGGCGGCTGGAGCGGGCGGACCGACACGCCGTCCAGCCGGCCGAGCCAGGGGCGGAACGCCGAGGCCGCACCGCCGGCGTGCGGCAGGCAGTAGAGCCGCACCCCGCCCGCCGGGTCGGTGAACGGCAGCCACGGGCCGGTCCGGGTGCGCTCGATCGCGGCGGTCACGGCTCGATCTCCAACCGCACGTAGCCCGGCGGCGGTTGGACGGCATCCAGGTCGGCGGCGAGCACCACGTGCGCGCCGTCCCGCGACACCTCGCGGAAGCCGCTGAACGCGTAGGTGATCTGCATCATCCGGTTGCGGCCGGTCTCGACCAGGTCGGCGCGCAGGCCGGCCCCCGCGCCGCGGGCGAGCCCCATGATGTGGCCGAGCAGTACCGAGCCGACCCCGCGCGACATCACCCGGCAGGACATCAGCATCATGTTCAGCCGCCAGTGGGGCCCGGACGTCTCCAGCAGGGCCAGGCCGATCTTGCCGTAGGAGCCGAAGCGGTCGGTCAGCGAGGCCACCAGCAGCAGGTGGTCCGGCGATTCGCGCAGCGCGTCCAACTCGTCGTAGGAGTAGGTGCGGCCGGTGGAGTTGAGCTGGTTGGTGCGGACCGTCAGCTCCTCGGCCCGCTGCAGGTCCTCGCGCCGGGCGGGCGCGATGGTGAAGGTCATGTCCAGGCTCGCGAGGAACTCCTCGCTGGTGCCGGTGAAGCCGGCCTCCAGGTCCTCCCGCTCCAGCTGGCTGCG
Coding sequences within:
- a CDS encoding SDR family NAD(P)-dependent oxidoreductase, translated to MTEPADDSSVAIIGMSGRFPGAADVDELWRNLREGTGGLREITGAELLAAGIDPASAAEPGYVRVGGPVAGLDLFDAAVFGFGAREAETLEPHHRLLLECSWEALERAGYCPTDPGAPVGLFAGSGFPDYLIDHVPGLGAEPGGKALLAAGIERDSLTSLVSYKLGLRGPSLTVQTFCSTSLVAVHLACQSLLTYECDLALAGGASLPLPQPAGYRYEEGGILSPDGRVRSLDAAANGTVMGSGVALVALKRLSEALADGDTVHAVILGSAVNNDGRERAGYGAPGVTGQSEVIGTALAVAGVEPESVGYVECHAVGTPLGDSIELAALARAFGGARETPCVLGSVKPSIGHLDRAAGVTGLLRAALNLRHRTLPGLPGFRTPNPALAAAGGTFTVLTEDRPWPAGPEPRRAGVSSFGVGGTNAHVVLQEAPPRPAGPARPGPHLLAFSAGDATALAALARRLREHLARHPDEDLADVAHTLQVSRGRFALRRAVVCRDHADALAALADPRRWIEGETRRRDPLVRLVADEAAPEHWWAELHRAVARLLAPAAPAPPAAPLAPGEEPASGPRSEQGDRAGALAALAAGLARIGVRPAEPGATGAVEVVVTPDGASSSAADWLLATIARLWQAGAVIDWPALHRGRGRRVELPGYPFQRRRYWIDAVAPAAGAPPVERTVLPRWRRRVLPLPGLDERLRPAGPWLVLAADERAEALAERLTHAGAEVAVVRPGPRFAIDELGDFAVRPAAPDDLAELLRSLITVPRTVVHGFSLAAPADTGGVRDLGRRSAAALARALAEAVEAAELPPVELVLLTAGAVGVLGPDLTHPEHAALGALAPSLALDPRHRDCRHLDLDAGTGIGAGAGLDADLDADLDATLDQVLAGAVAPHEGPLAVRGAGAWLRGHEPHPLPAPDPAAPALPADGTVLVTDGLDGEGLLIARHLAGAYGCNLVLTARADRRADPEAVRELERCGATVLVLSAAPDDEARLRAVVAAAIDAFGSLDVVVHTADVRTTADDAPADDAPAVRAFHALHRALGAHAPRRLALCPPEEPAAAALAAYAAVTRRWTTVDRTHAGTLAPAELGELVDGLLAAGPLGHLLVATGPFDARPAPEAAPAAATDRAAGGAAARRPRPALATPYVEPAAGVQRAVADALAAGLALDALGADDNFFDLGGRSATAVQLAARLAATFGVVLPVTALVEHPTVRLLSSRIAELTGPEGA
- a CDS encoding thioesterase II family protein, with translation MTAAIERTRTGPWLPFTDPAGGVRLYCLPHAGGAASAFRPWLGRLDGVSVRPLQPPGRESRARETPHVRMGPLVAELAEVVLGDARDAPYAVYGHSLGALVGFELIHEIRRLGGPPPVRFLVSGCSAPQWPDEPGDPFTTTDPEIDMTDNQIVALLRLLGGTPEQFLSNPMVLRMILPAIRADLAVKCAYRYEPRPPLEVPITTIAGRTDPRAGVASIAAWREQTVRRFQAHVLHGGHFAALEQLDATLGHIGRALAGARDPHPGPQRQRQR
- a CDS encoding HAD family hydrolase; the protein is MTASSVTSTGMTSTGMTSTGVTATGEQAGGEQAAAPEEPGQGSIKCVVWDLDNTLWDGVLLEDAEVVPRPSVVAHLRRLDAMGMLNSIASKNDHAAAMAELRSLGLAELFLCPQISWNPKSASIQRIATRLNLGLDAFAFVDDQAFELAEVAFALPQVTRVDAADLDEVLAGPRFRPRFVTDESARRRGMYRSQLEREDLEAGFTGTSEEFLASLDMTFTIAPARREDLQRAEELTVRTNQLNSTGRTYSYDELDALRESPDHLLLVASLTDRFGSYGKIGLALLETSGPHWRLNMMLMSCRVMSRGVGSVLLGHIMGLARGAGAGLRADLVETGRNRMMQITYAFSGFREVSRDGAHVVLAADLDAVQPPPGYVRLEIEP
- a CDS encoding ABC transporter ATP-binding protein — protein: MLQAIDLTKRYDDVQALAGFSLEAAAGEIVGLVGHNGAGKTTFVEMVSGLLQPDSGVILIDGRTPVRARDRIGISPQHIALYRSVTVREHLRLYGRLAGLRGAALRGEIEDLAVALRMTEFLDRPAGLLSGGQQRRAQAATALIHRPALLLLDEPTAGADPQTRQALLDVVKQRAGEGAAVVYTTHYLNELTELRATIAVAAAGRIIARGSSAELLERLPGEVRVSSADGDLKVSTTDVTSTLLELLGTVRRPVESVELHPPTLDDLYRSLAAADVQ
- a CDS encoding ABC transporter permease, whose product is MSSDSLYRTGALIKYNVILRLRDPAQLISYLVTPMIFMVLFKPLYTKALYTDTVGGGVVQTVTGQLVMFSVFAMAIVGNAIFVEREWRTWDRLRASRATRAELLVGKALPVFAVLMFQQAVLVGYGCLVVGMPSPRSIGLLGLAMAVWGFTLMTMGSALATLVRSRGDLMMASDVGSITISALGGALLPVSLMPGWAKDAAPFSPGYWGLTMIRAAVEGRTADTLRPALVCLGIALAAGALASYRLARGWGRSRLV
- a CDS encoding acyl-CoA ligase (AMP-forming), exosortase A system-associated; its protein translation is MREALGPRPVPPVRLDQLLGRGAPDRPAVTFRSETLSYAELSDRVARVAAGLHALGVRRGDRVVVHAEKRIETVVALLAIAAAGAVLVPVNPLFRTLQLAHVVQDCAPRVVITTTERWEAVRQALAPDSSVEHAVLIGATAPGARARDGRRDGGRVVPRTWAELVAAEPLPVPDGSAVIDQDVAAIMYTSGSTGGPKGVVLSHRNLLAGAASVAGYLGHGPDDVVLAVLPLSFDAGFSQLTTALIAGAHVVLANYLLAKEIVRLCARHRVTALTCVPPLWLQLAAQDWPEEATAHLRYFANTGGRMPRATLARLRQLFPKAEPYLMYGLTEAFRSSYLDPAEADRRPDSIGKAVPNAELLVVRPDGTPCGPGEHGELVHRGALVALGYWRDPERTAERFRPVPGASGATPPEPAVWSGDTVYRDQDGFLYFVGRHDDMIKTSGYRVSPTEIEEAAYATGLVGEAVAVGVTDEVLGQRVELVVTLLAPDPSTVPLARALAEQLPAYMLPARVEVLARLPRSVNGKFDRVELRRALERRGGQEHGSLPD